In one Bosea sp. RAC05 genomic region, the following are encoded:
- a CDS encoding TRAP transporter small permease produces MSQFLISAEFLAAKLLLAAIVILVFIAALGRTFGYPLIWSIDVAQLLFIWVCFLGANRAMRLKAHIGVDLFVRKLPRTPRWLVEIALALLSLAFLIALAVSGYRLTMLNWQRVYGDSGISYAWVTAAVPVGAALLALTIAINLVHALRTRSLVFYADRSLDRSGSQLG; encoded by the coding sequence ATGTCGCAATTCCTGATTTCGGCCGAGTTCCTCGCGGCCAAGCTGCTGTTGGCGGCGATCGTCATCCTCGTCTTCATCGCGGCCCTGGGGCGCACCTTCGGCTACCCGCTGATCTGGTCGATCGACGTGGCACAGCTGCTGTTCATCTGGGTCTGCTTCCTCGGCGCCAATCGCGCGATGCGGCTCAAGGCCCATATCGGCGTCGACCTCTTCGTTCGGAAGCTGCCGCGCACGCCGCGCTGGCTCGTCGAGATCGCGCTCGCGCTGCTGTCGCTCGCCTTCCTCATTGCGCTCGCCGTCTCCGGCTATCGGCTGACGATGCTGAACTGGCAGCGCGTCTATGGCGACAGCGGCATCTCTTACGCCTGGGTCACGGCGGCGGTGCCCGTCGGGGCTGCGCTTCTGGCCCTGACCATCGCGATCAATCTGGTCCATGCGCTGCGGACACGCTCGCTGGTCTTCTATGCCGATCGGAGCCTCGACCGCTCCGGCAGCCAGCTCGGGTGA
- a CDS encoding TRAP transporter large permease, translated as MLTLWGLFFFLMFLGLPVALAIGMSGFSFFVFSGSIPLGIGVQQIATASQSFPLLAVPFFVLAGHMMNKTGITHRLIACSNVLVSWMAGGLAQVCILLSTLMGGVSGSAVADAAMEARILGPDMIRKGYSKGFTCAAIAVGSLITATIPPSLGLILYGFVGNVSIGRLFLAGVIPGLLMMAALMTVVWLVARKRGYHSATKELPTRQAVWRAIVDAKWALLFPVALLFGIRAGIFTPSEIGAFAVVYAVVVGVFLHKELTAESFMEALGEGVLDVGVIMLIILLSGMVGYALIFEQAPQEVAEWMLGLSQNPLAIVLLVLFFLLVAGFFVESTVLVLLLTPIFVPIITKLGVDPVHFGILMMSIVTLGSMTPPVGVAMYTVCSILDCSIEEYLVESLPFIAAILAVVGFLALFPGVVLFLPNLLM; from the coding sequence ATGCTGACTCTCTGGGGTCTCTTCTTCTTCCTGATGTTCCTCGGCCTGCCGGTAGCGCTGGCCATCGGCATGTCCGGCTTCTCCTTCTTCGTCTTCTCCGGCTCGATCCCGCTCGGCATCGGCGTCCAGCAGATCGCCACGGCCTCGCAGAGCTTTCCCTTGCTCGCCGTCCCCTTCTTCGTGCTGGCCGGGCACATGATGAACAAGACCGGCATCACGCACCGGCTGATCGCCTGCTCCAACGTGCTGGTCTCCTGGATGGCGGGCGGCCTCGCCCAGGTCTGCATCCTGCTCTCGACGCTGATGGGCGGCGTCTCCGGCTCGGCCGTCGCCGATGCCGCCATGGAGGCGCGCATCCTCGGCCCGGACATGATCCGCAAGGGCTATTCGAAGGGCTTCACCTGCGCGGCCATCGCGGTCGGGTCCCTGATCACGGCGACGATCCCGCCGAGCCTGGGCCTGATCCTCTACGGCTTCGTCGGCAACGTCTCGATCGGCCGCCTCTTCCTGGCGGGCGTCATTCCCGGGCTGCTGATGATGGCCGCGTTGATGACGGTGGTCTGGCTCGTCGCCCGCAAGCGCGGCTACCATTCCGCGACGAAGGAGCTGCCGACCCGGCAGGCCGTCTGGCGCGCGATCGTCGATGCCAAATGGGCGCTGTTGTTCCCGGTCGCGCTGCTGTTCGGCATCCGCGCTGGCATCTTCACCCCCTCCGAGATCGGCGCTTTCGCCGTCGTCTATGCCGTGGTCGTCGGTGTCTTCCTGCACAAGGAACTGACCGCCGAGAGCTTCATGGAAGCGCTCGGCGAGGGCGTGCTCGACGTCGGCGTGATCATGCTGATCATCCTGCTCTCGGGCATGGTCGGCTATGCGCTGATCTTCGAGCAGGCGCCGCAGGAGGTCGCCGAATGGATGCTGGGCCTGTCCCAGAACCCGCTGGCGATCGTGCTGCTGGTCCTGTTCTTCCTGCTGGTCGCCGGCTTCTTCGTCGAGAGCACGGTGCTGGTCCTGCTGCTGACGCCGATCTTCGTGCCCATCATCACCAAGCTCGGCGTCGATCCCGTGCATTTCGGCATCCTGATGATGTCGATCGTGACGCTCGGCTCGATGACGCCGCCGGTCGGCGTGGCGATGTACACGGTCTGCTCCATCCTCGACTGTTCGATCGAGGAATACCTGGTCGAATCGCTGCCCTTCATTGCCGCGATCCTCGCTGTGGTCGGCTTCCTCGCCCTCTTCCCGGGCGTCGTGCTGTTCCTCCCCAACCTCCTGATGTGA
- the uxuA gene encoding mannonate dehydratase has translation MKQTWRWFGPDDAVTLAAARQAGASGIVTALHHIPYGEVWSVAEIEKRKAEIAAPGFGLDWSVVESLPIHERVKLGEGDLEPIFANYRQSMANLAACGLKTICYNFMPVLDWTRTELDHPLPAGARALRFNAHEYLAFDWLILERPGAEEGQSPELRNKAIDWFAASTQADRDRLLANIMAGLPGAYDRYDVPALRGMLARYAGIDADGLRANFARFLRAVVPTAQELGIRLCVHPDDPPRPLFGLPRIVSTESDIEAVLGMVDLPANGLTLCSGSLGAHPDNDVPAIARRFADRIWFAHLRNVAKDPDGSFMEAEHLGGDTDMVALIAALLDEEARRRAEGRDDWEIPMRPDHGHEILDDIGRGSFPGYPAIGRLRGLAELRGVMTALAHRPAASRQG, from the coding sequence ATGAAACAGACCTGGCGCTGGTTCGGACCCGACGACGCCGTCACACTCGCCGCTGCCCGCCAGGCCGGCGCGAGCGGCATCGTCACCGCGCTCCACCACATCCCCTATGGCGAAGTCTGGAGCGTCGCCGAGATCGAGAAGCGCAAGGCGGAGATCGCGGCGCCGGGCTTCGGCCTCGACTGGTCGGTGGTGGAGAGCCTGCCCATCCACGAGCGCGTCAAGCTGGGGGAAGGCGATCTCGAGCCGATCTTCGCCAACTACCGGCAGTCGATGGCGAATCTCGCCGCCTGCGGCCTGAAGACGATCTGCTACAACTTCATGCCGGTGCTCGACTGGACGCGGACCGAACTCGACCATCCGCTTCCGGCCGGCGCCCGCGCGCTGCGCTTCAACGCCCATGAATATCTCGCCTTCGACTGGCTGATCCTCGAGCGTCCCGGTGCCGAGGAGGGGCAGTCCCCGGAGCTGCGCAACAAGGCGATCGACTGGTTCGCGGCCTCGACGCAGGCCGACCGCGACCGCCTGCTCGCCAACATCATGGCCGGCCTGCCGGGCGCCTATGACCGCTACGACGTGCCGGCCTTGCGCGGCATGCTGGCGCGCTATGCCGGCATCGACGCCGACGGGCTGCGGGCGAACTTCGCCCGCTTCCTGCGCGCCGTGGTCCCCACCGCGCAGGAACTCGGCATCCGCCTCTGCGTGCATCCCGACGACCCGCCGCGGCCGCTCTTCGGCCTGCCGCGCATCGTCTCGACGGAATCCGACATCGAAGCCGTCCTCGGCATGGTCGATCTGCCGGCCAACGGGCTGACGCTGTGCTCCGGCTCCCTCGGCGCCCATCCCGACAACGACGTGCCCGCCATCGCGCGCCGCTTCGCCGACCGGATCTGGTTCGCGCATCTGCGCAACGTCGCCAAGGACCCCGACGGCTCCTTCATGGAAGCGGAGCATCTCGGCGGCGACACCGACATGGTCGCGCTGATCGCGGCGCTGCTCGACGAGGAGGCGAGGCGCCGCGCCGAAGGGCGTGACGACTGGGAGATCCCGATGCGGCCCGACCATGGCCACGAGATCCTCGACGACATCGGCCGCGGCAGCTTCCCCGGCTATCCGGCGATCGGCCGCCTGCGCGGCCTGGCGGAGCTTCGGGGCGTGATGACGGCGCTGGCGCACCGGCCGGCCGCCTCGCGGCAAGGCTGA